One region of Jatrophihabitans cynanchi genomic DNA includes:
- a CDS encoding DUF881 domain-containing protein, producing the protein MSDDHLTQPGAPADRPPRARRAVRLRAGALIGVLTALLGFAIAVQVRANSSSDSLAGLREDDLIGILDNQNARADRLRQQIAELQRSLRQLQDSGDRSAAAREQAQQEADALGVLLGTLPATGPGVLVRISDPDRKLRAEDLLDVVEELRGAGAEAISFGPVRVSTGTAFTDDAGSVAVDGTLLSAPYEVLAIGDAKTLDTALNIPGGAAATLRAAGGDLQVSERVRVDITATRALPTPKYAVPSGH; encoded by the coding sequence ATGAGCGACGATCACCTTACGCAGCCCGGGGCGCCCGCCGACCGCCCGCCACGTGCCCGGCGCGCCGTGCGGCTGCGTGCCGGCGCCTTGATCGGTGTCCTGACCGCGCTGCTCGGCTTCGCCATCGCCGTCCAGGTGCGGGCGAACTCGAGCTCGGACAGCCTGGCCGGCCTGCGCGAGGACGACCTGATCGGCATCCTGGACAACCAGAACGCCCGTGCCGATCGGCTGCGCCAGCAGATCGCCGAGCTGCAACGATCCCTGCGGCAGTTGCAGGACAGCGGCGACCGGTCGGCCGCGGCGCGCGAGCAGGCACAGCAGGAGGCCGACGCCCTGGGCGTGCTGCTCGGCACCCTGCCCGCGACCGGGCCCGGGGTGCTCGTGCGGATCAGCGACCCGGACCGCAAGCTGCGCGCCGAGGATCTGCTCGACGTGGTCGAGGAGTTGCGCGGCGCCGGTGCCGAGGCCATCTCGTTCGGACCGGTGCGGGTGAGCACCGGAACCGCGTTCACCGACGACGCCGGGTCGGTCGCGGTCGACGGCACGCTGCTGAGCGCTCCGTACGAGGTGCTCGCGATCGGGGACGCGAAGACTCTCGACACCGCGCTGAACATCCCCGGTGGCGCGGCGGCGACGCTGCGCGCGGCGGGCGGGGACCTGCAGGTGAGCGAACGCGTCCGGGTGGACATCACCGCCACGCGCGCGCTGCCGACACCCAAATACGCGGTCCCGTCCGGTCACTAG
- a CDS encoding bifunctional nuclease family protein: protein MHPLRVVGVRVELPANQPVVLLREEDGVRYLPIWIGAVEASAIAFQQQGVHTARPLTHDLMRDMIKALGVRLEAVHITEMREDIYYAELRFSGGIAVSARPSDAIALALRCEVEILGSDAVLDVAGIEIPDEQEDEVERFREFLDNISPEDFAAGG, encoded by the coding sequence GTGCATCCGCTACGCGTCGTCGGGGTCCGCGTCGAGCTGCCCGCGAACCAACCGGTCGTTCTGCTTCGCGAAGAGGACGGGGTCCGCTATCTGCCGATCTGGATCGGCGCGGTGGAGGCGTCGGCGATCGCCTTCCAACAGCAGGGCGTGCACACCGCCCGCCCGCTCACCCACGACCTGATGCGGGACATGATCAAGGCACTCGGCGTGCGCCTGGAAGCCGTGCACATCACCGAGATGCGCGAGGACATCTACTACGCCGAGCTTCGCTTCAGCGGTGGGATCGCGGTCAGCGCGCGGCCCTCGGACGCGATCGCGCTGGCGCTGCGCTGCGAGGTCGAGATCCTCGGTTCGGACGCCGTCCTGGACGTTGCCGGGATCGAGATCCCGGACGAGCAGGAGGACGAGGTGGAGCGGTTCCGCGAGTTCCTGGACAACATCTCGCCGGAGGATTTCGCCGCCGGCGGCTGA
- a CDS encoding cytochrome P450, translating into MASVPNLPDGFDVNDPNLYVQRIPLEEFAELRRTAPIWWQAQPKHRDGFDDDGHWVVTRHADVKEVSRDSETYSSYENTAIVRFSPEITREQIEMQRVILLNMDAPQHTRMRAIVSKGFTPRAVNALRPALAERARQIVTDAALLGAGDFVRDVACELPLQAIAELLGVPQEDRGKIFQWSNQMISYDDPEVEGDGEQASFELLSYFMQVAEERKECPREDIVTKLVTADIDGNELTSDEFGFFTLVLAVAGNETTRNAITHGIMAFMAHPEQWELYKRERPESAADEIVRWATPVVSFQRTATKDTGLGGQAINKGDRVGMYYAAANFDEAVFENPYTFDIMRDPNPHLGFGGTGAHYCIGANLARMEINLMFNAIADHLPDLQLAGEPARLKSAWLNGIKALPAQYKCPVPH; encoded by the coding sequence ATGGCCAGCGTTCCCAACCTTCCCGACGGCTTCGACGTGAACGACCCGAACCTGTACGTGCAGCGCATCCCGCTCGAGGAGTTCGCCGAGCTGCGCCGTACCGCGCCGATCTGGTGGCAGGCCCAGCCCAAGCACCGCGACGGGTTCGACGACGACGGACACTGGGTGGTCACCCGGCACGCCGACGTGAAGGAGGTCTCGCGCGACAGCGAGACGTACTCCTCGTACGAGAACACCGCCATCGTGCGCTTCTCGCCGGAGATCACCCGTGAACAGATCGAGATGCAGCGGGTGATCCTGCTCAACATGGATGCGCCGCAGCACACCCGGATGCGCGCGATCGTGTCCAAGGGCTTCACGCCGCGCGCGGTGAACGCGTTGCGTCCCGCGCTCGCCGAGCGGGCCCGGCAGATCGTCACCGACGCTGCGTTGTTGGGCGCCGGTGATTTCGTGCGGGACGTGGCGTGCGAACTGCCGCTACAGGCGATTGCCGAACTGCTCGGCGTGCCTCAGGAAGACCGCGGCAAGATCTTCCAGTGGTCGAACCAGATGATCAGCTATGACGATCCCGAGGTCGAGGGCGACGGTGAGCAGGCCTCCTTCGAACTGCTCAGCTACTTCATGCAGGTGGCCGAGGAGCGCAAGGAGTGCCCGCGCGAGGACATCGTCACCAAGCTGGTCACTGCCGATATCGACGGCAACGAACTGACATCGGACGAGTTCGGTTTCTTCACGCTCGTCCTGGCGGTCGCGGGCAACGAGACGACCCGCAACGCGATCACCCACGGGATCATGGCGTTCATGGCGCACCCCGAGCAGTGGGAGCTGTACAAGCGCGAACGGCCCGAGTCGGCGGCCGACGAGATCGTGCGCTGGGCGACGCCGGTCGTGTCCTTCCAGCGGACCGCGACGAAGGACACCGGGCTGGGCGGGCAGGCGATCAACAAGGGCGACCGGGTCGGCATGTACTACGCCGCCGCGAACTTCGACGAGGCGGTGTTCGAGAACCCGTACACCTTCGACATCATGCGCGACCCGAACCCGCACCTGGGCTTCGGCGGGACCGGCGCGCATTACTGCATCGGCGCGAACCTCGCGCGGATGGAGATCAACCTGATGTTCAACGCGATCGCCGACCATCTGCCCGACCTGCAACTGGCCGGCGAACCGGCCCGGCTCAAGTCGGCGTGGCTCAACGGCATCAAGGCGTTGCCGGCGCAGTACAAGTGCCCGGTGCCGCACTGA
- a CDS encoding small basic family protein has product MIAAIALAIGVLVGLILRPTVPTWLEPYLPIAVVAALDAVFGGIRARLDGIFDAKVFVVSFVSNVVVAALIVFLGDKLGVGGQLSTAVVVVLGIRIFSNAAAIRRHVFRA; this is encoded by the coding sequence GTGATCGCCGCGATCGCCCTGGCGATCGGCGTGCTGGTCGGCCTGATCCTGCGGCCCACCGTGCCGACCTGGCTCGAGCCCTACCTGCCGATCGCGGTGGTGGCCGCACTGGATGCCGTGTTCGGCGGTATCCGGGCCCGCCTGGACGGCATCTTCGACGCGAAGGTGTTCGTGGTGTCGTTCGTGTCGAACGTCGTCGTGGCAGCACTGATCGTGTTCCTCGGCGACAAGCTGGGGGTCGGCGGCCAGCTGTCCACCGCGGTGGTCGTGGTTCTCGGTATCCGCATCTTCAGTAACGCCGCGGCGATCCGTCGGCACGTGTTCCGGGCCTGA
- the gcvH gene encoding glycine cleavage system protein GcvH, whose amino-acid sequence MPEVPDDLLYTAEHEWVRVSEGSAAVRVGITDYAQSALGDVVYVSLPDVGAQVGAGAAFGEVESTKSVSDLYAPLAGVVTARNEQLQQTPELINSDPYGAGWIVELEPSDAADLDALLDPGAYGTLSG is encoded by the coding sequence ATGCCCGAGGTTCCCGACGATCTGTTGTACACGGCCGAGCACGAATGGGTGCGCGTGAGCGAGGGCAGTGCCGCCGTGCGCGTCGGCATCACCGACTACGCGCAGTCGGCGCTCGGTGACGTGGTGTACGTCTCGCTGCCCGATGTCGGCGCGCAGGTGGGCGCGGGTGCGGCGTTCGGAGAGGTGGAGTCCACCAAGAGCGTCTCGGATCTCTACGCGCCGTTGGCCGGTGTCGTCACCGCCCGCAACGAGCAGTTGCAGCAGACCCCGGAGCTGATCAACTCGGACCCGTACGGTGCCGGGTGGATCGTCGAGCTCGAGCCGTCCGACGCGGCCGACCTCGACGCACTGCTCGACCCGGGTGCGTACGGCACTCTGTCCGGTTGA
- the galE gene encoding UDP-glucose 4-epimerase GalE: protein MKVLVTGGAGYIGASVASACLDAGHTPIILDDLSAGVHAFTSGRQFFAGDVADGAVLAEVFAAHPDIAAVVHCAAQAVVPESVAHPLEYYHSNVAKTVELVEQVARHGCRRVLVSSSAAVYGPAAGPAVSESSPLAPASPYARSKVMVEQVLADAAAAGVLRAIALRYFNPIGADPKLRTGQQAREPGAVLGRLLAAQRGAGPFIIAGTDWPTRDGTGLRDYVHVWDVARAHVRALERFDDVPSRNGFVAVNIGTGAGTTVRELIRAFEAVTGEPLPVREGPRRPGDVAGAYARVDRADRLLHWHAQLSVSDGIRDTLSWRRVRDAVLNGARRGGAGAAKGA, encoded by the coding sequence GTGAAGGTGTTGGTCACGGGAGGCGCCGGGTATATCGGTGCCTCGGTCGCGTCAGCCTGTCTGGACGCCGGACATACGCCGATCATCCTGGACGACCTGTCGGCGGGCGTCCACGCGTTCACCTCCGGTCGCCAGTTCTTCGCCGGGGACGTGGCCGACGGTGCCGTGCTCGCAGAGGTCTTCGCCGCGCACCCGGACATCGCCGCCGTGGTCCACTGCGCGGCACAGGCGGTGGTCCCGGAGTCGGTCGCGCACCCGCTGGAGTACTACCACAGCAATGTCGCCAAGACGGTCGAGCTGGTCGAGCAGGTGGCCCGGCACGGCTGCCGCCGGGTCCTGGTCAGTTCCTCGGCCGCCGTCTACGGACCGGCCGCCGGTCCCGCGGTGAGCGAGTCGTCCCCGCTCGCGCCGGCCAGCCCTTACGCGCGCAGCAAGGTGATGGTGGAGCAGGTGCTGGCCGACGCCGCGGCGGCGGGCGTGCTGCGCGCGATCGCGCTGCGCTACTTCAACCCGATCGGCGCCGACCCGAAGCTGCGCACCGGCCAGCAGGCGCGCGAGCCCGGCGCCGTGCTCGGGCGCCTGCTCGCGGCGCAGCGCGGTGCCGGCCCGTTCATCATCGCCGGGACCGACTGGCCCACGCGCGACGGCACCGGGCTGCGCGACTACGTCCATGTCTGGGACGTGGCGCGTGCGCACGTGCGGGCACTGGAGCGCTTCGACGACGTGCCGAGCCGGAACGGGTTCGTGGCCGTCAACATCGGGACCGGGGCGGGTACCACGGTGCGCGAACTGATACGCGCCTTCGAGGCGGTGACCGGCGAACCGCTGCCGGTACGCGAGGGACCACGCCGGCCAGGCGACGTCGCCGGAGCCTATGCGCGCGTCGATCGAGCCGACCGGTTGCTGCACTGGCACGCCCAGCTGAGCGTGAGCGACGGGATCCGCGACACGCTGTCGTGGCGGCGGGTCCGCGACGCTGTGCTCAACGGCGCGCGGCGCGGTGGCGCCGGCGCGGCGAAGGGAGCCTAG
- the odhI gene encoding oxoglutarate dehydrogenase inhibitor Odhl — MFCTACGTENPPGSHFCASCGAALPATVSGADVTSTIGTTGAVPDLDTEFSTEAHQGAVDALTPGSALLVVKRGPNAGSRFLLDQEVTTAGRHPDSDIFLDDVTVSRRHAEFRREGSGYAVHDVGSLNGTYVNRERIEATPLSGGDEVQIGKFRLVYLTAAVRAGAGAGA; from the coding sequence GTGTTCTGCACCGCATGTGGCACTGAAAACCCCCCCGGCAGCCACTTCTGCGCGAGCTGCGGCGCCGCGCTCCCCGCCACCGTCTCCGGGGCCGACGTGACCAGCACGATCGGTACGACCGGGGCGGTCCCGGACCTCGACACCGAGTTCTCGACCGAGGCGCACCAGGGTGCCGTCGACGCGTTGACCCCTGGGTCGGCGCTGCTCGTGGTCAAGCGGGGCCCCAACGCAGGCAGCCGATTCCTGCTCGATCAGGAGGTCACCACGGCGGGTCGCCACCCGGACAGCGACATCTTCCTCGACGATGTGACCGTGTCGCGCCGTCACGCCGAGTTCCGCCGCGAAGGCAGTGGCTACGCGGTGCACGACGTCGGCTCGCTCAACGGGACGTACGTGAACCGCGAACGCATCGAGGCCACGCCACTGTCGGGAGGTGACGAGGTGCAGATCGGTAAGTTCCGCCTGGTGTACCTGACCGCCGCCGTCCGGGCCGGCGCAGGCGCCGGCGCATGA
- the gcvP gene encoding aminomethyl-transferring glycine dehydrogenase: MSRASTSQNRLADLEQAGPFSARHIGTLDPADRRRMLDLVGYASMDDLLADAVPAAIREKLALALPRAASEAEAAAELRALAARNTVVTSMIGLGYYDTITPAVIRRCVLENPAWYTAYTPYQPEISQGRLEALLNFQTVIEDLTGLAVAGASVLDEGTAAAEAMTLAHRAVRRGDTFLVDADVLPQTLDVLRTRATPLGLQVVVHDLSQPLPDGAGEVFGVLAQYPGASGAVRDLAPLVAAAHERGALVVVAADLLALTLLRSPGEFGADIAVGTTQRFGVPLGFGGPHAGYLATRSGLERQLPGRLVGVSVDADGAPAYRLALQTREQHIRREKATSNICTAQVLLAVMASMYAVYHGPDGLRAIASRVRRFTTILAAGLRESGVEVADGPVFDTLTARVPGGAAAAVAAARAAGVNLRLVDADTVGISCDEVTRREHLVTVWAAFGASLGLPDVERLDAEVPLPAALTRQSEYLQHPVFSAHHSETAMLRYLRTLADRDYALDRGMIPLGSCTMKLNAATEMEPVTNPGFANIHPFAPADQFAGYTQLFTDLQHWLAEITGYDAISLQPNAGSQGEFAGLLAIGNYHRARGDAHRDVCLIPASAHGTNAASAVMAGMRVVVVRTSEGPAAGEGAAGGGGQGEIDLDDLRAKIAANADSLAAVMVTYPSTHGVFEEHIGEVCALVHEAGGQVYVDGANLNAMVGLARPGKFGADVSHLNLHKTFCIPHGGGGPGVGPIGVRAHLMPYLPNHPLQPAAGPATGSGAIAAAPWGSASILPITWAYIRMMGGDGLTEATGAAILAANYVARRLAGHYPVLYSGAHGLVAHECILDLREITKRTGVTVDDVAKRLIDYGFHAPTMSFPVAGTLMVEPTESEDLRELDRFADAMIAIAGEIEQVAAGDWPAEDNPLRNAPHTAASVTGEWTHPYPRALAAFPAGVDPRSKYWPPVRRIDGAFGDRNLVCACPPVEAFAH; encoded by the coding sequence ATGAGCCGAGCCAGCACCAGCCAGAACCGCCTCGCCGACCTGGAACAGGCCGGCCCGTTCAGCGCGCGCCACATCGGCACGCTCGATCCGGCGGACCGGCGCCGCATGCTCGACCTGGTCGGCTATGCCTCGATGGACGACCTGCTGGCCGACGCGGTGCCCGCCGCGATCCGCGAGAAGTTGGCGCTTGCCCTGCCACGGGCGGCGAGCGAGGCGGAGGCTGCGGCTGAACTGCGGGCGCTCGCGGCGCGCAACACCGTCGTGACCTCGATGATCGGCCTGGGCTACTACGACACGATCACCCCGGCGGTCATCCGGCGCTGCGTGCTGGAGAACCCGGCCTGGTACACCGCGTACACGCCGTACCAGCCCGAGATCAGCCAGGGACGGCTGGAGGCACTGCTCAACTTCCAGACGGTGATCGAGGATCTCACCGGGCTGGCCGTCGCCGGCGCGTCGGTCCTGGACGAGGGGACCGCCGCCGCCGAGGCGATGACGCTCGCGCACCGGGCCGTGCGGCGCGGCGACACCTTCCTCGTCGATGCCGACGTGCTGCCGCAGACCCTGGACGTGCTGCGCACCCGAGCCACCCCGCTGGGCCTTCAGGTCGTGGTCCACGACCTGTCGCAGCCGCTGCCGGACGGTGCGGGCGAGGTCTTCGGCGTGCTCGCGCAGTACCCCGGTGCATCCGGCGCGGTGCGCGACCTGGCGCCGCTCGTCGCGGCGGCGCACGAGCGGGGGGCGCTCGTGGTGGTGGCCGCGGACCTGCTCGCGCTGACCCTGCTGCGCTCGCCGGGCGAGTTCGGCGCGGACATCGCCGTCGGCACGACCCAGCGGTTCGGTGTGCCGCTCGGCTTCGGCGGCCCGCACGCCGGCTACCTGGCGACGCGCTCGGGCCTGGAGCGGCAGCTGCCCGGCCGGCTGGTCGGCGTCTCGGTCGACGCCGACGGCGCTCCGGCCTACCGGCTCGCGCTGCAGACCAGGGAGCAGCACATCCGCCGCGAAAAGGCGACGTCGAACATCTGCACCGCCCAGGTGCTGCTGGCGGTCATGGCGTCCATGTACGCCGTCTACCACGGCCCGGACGGCCTGCGCGCGATCGCCAGCCGGGTGCGCCGGTTCACGACGATCCTGGCCGCCGGGCTGCGCGAGAGCGGGGTCGAGGTGGCCGACGGGCCGGTGTTCGACACGCTCACCGCGAGGGTGCCCGGCGGTGCCGCGGCCGCCGTCGCCGCCGCGCGCGCGGCCGGGGTCAACCTGCGGCTGGTGGACGCGGACACGGTGGGGATCTCCTGCGACGAGGTGACCCGGCGCGAACACCTGGTCACCGTCTGGGCGGCGTTCGGCGCCTCGCTCGGGCTGCCGGATGTCGAGCGGCTCGATGCCGAGGTGCCGTTGCCGGCCGCGTTGACCCGCCAGAGCGAGTACCTGCAGCACCCGGTGTTCTCGGCGCATCACTCCGAGACCGCGATGCTGCGCTACCTGCGGACGCTCGCGGATCGTGACTACGCGCTGGACCGCGGCATGATCCCGCTCGGCTCGTGCACCATGAAGCTCAACGCGGCGACCGAGATGGAACCGGTCACCAACCCGGGGTTCGCGAACATCCACCCGTTCGCACCGGCCGACCAGTTCGCCGGCTACACCCAGCTGTTCACCGACCTGCAGCACTGGCTGGCCGAGATCACCGGCTACGACGCGATCTCGCTGCAGCCCAACGCCGGCTCACAGGGCGAGTTCGCCGGGCTGCTGGCGATCGGCAACTATCACCGTGCGCGCGGCGACGCGCACCGTGACGTGTGCCTGATCCCGGCGTCCGCACACGGCACCAACGCCGCATCCGCGGTCATGGCCGGGATGCGGGTGGTCGTGGTGAGAACCAGTGAGGGTCCCGCCGCCGGTGAGGGCGCAGCCGGCGGGGGAGGGCAGGGCGAGATCGACCTGGACGACCTGCGTGCCAAGATCGCAGCCAACGCCGACTCGCTGGCCGCGGTGATGGTCACCTACCCGTCGACGCACGGCGTGTTCGAAGAGCACATCGGCGAAGTGTGCGCGCTGGTGCACGAGGCCGGCGGGCAGGTCTACGTCGACGGGGCGAACCTGAACGCGATGGTCGGCCTGGCCCGTCCCGGCAAGTTCGGCGCCGACGTCTCGCACCTGAACCTGCACAAGACGTTCTGCATCCCGCACGGCGGCGGCGGCCCCGGCGTCGGGCCGATCGGGGTGCGCGCGCACCTGATGCCGTACCTGCCGAACCACCCACTCCAGCCCGCGGCCGGTCCCGCCACCGGATCCGGGGCGATCGCCGCGGCGCCGTGGGGGTCGGCGTCGATCCTGCCGATCACCTGGGCCTACATCCGGATGATGGGCGGCGACGGGCTGACCGAGGCGACCGGTGCGGCGATCCTGGCCGCGAACTACGTGGCCCGAAGGCTTGCCGGGCACTACCCGGTCCTCTACAGCGGCGCGCACGGTCTGGTCGCGCACGAGTGCATCCTGGACCTGCGCGAGATCACCAAGCGCACCGGCGTCACGGTCGACGACGTCGCCAAGCGGCTGATCGACTACGGGTTCCATGCACCCACGATGTCCTTCCCGGTGGCCGGCACGTTGATGGTCGAGCCGACCGAGTCCGAGGACCTGCGCGAACTGGACCGCTTCGCGGACGCGATGATCGCGATCGCGGGGGAGATCGAGCAGGTCGCGGCGGGGGACTGGCCGGCCGAGGACAACCCGCTGCGCAACGCGCCGCACACCGCGGCGTCGGTCACCGGCGAGTGGACGCACCCGTACCCCCGCGCGCTCGCGGCCTTCCCGGCCGGTGTCGACCCGAGGTCGAAGTACTGGCCGCCGGTACGCCGGATCGACGGCGCGTTCGGGGACCGGAACCTGGTGTGCGCCTGCCCGCCCGTCGAGGCGTTCGCCCACTAA
- a CDS encoding type II toxin-antitoxin system RatA family toxin: MSADTDVYKDVVQASQADIVSTLTDFERYTEWQSGMLECTVKERDEQGRGSVVEFYVDAKIKKIRYTVRYFYQLDEGAMGWDYVDGDLKECTGRYQFTPTEDGATEVAIDIVTETGFFVPGPMKKLIRDQSLKNSMRDLKKRVES; the protein is encoded by the coding sequence GTGAGTGCGGACACCGATGTGTACAAGGACGTCGTCCAGGCCTCGCAGGCGGACATCGTCAGCACGCTGACCGACTTCGAGCGCTACACCGAGTGGCAGTCCGGCATGCTCGAGTGCACCGTGAAGGAGCGCGACGAGCAGGGCCGGGGCAGCGTGGTCGAGTTCTACGTCGACGCGAAGATCAAGAAGATCCGCTACACCGTCCGCTACTTCTACCAGCTGGACGAGGGCGCGATGGGCTGGGACTACGTCGACGGGGACCTCAAGGAGTGCACCGGCCGGTACCAGTTCACCCCGACGGAGGACGGCGCCACAGAGGTCGCGATCGACATCGTGACCGAGACCGGGTTCTTCGTCCCCGGGCCGATGAAGAAGCTGATCCGCGACCAGTCGCTGAAGAACTCGATGCGCGATCTGAAGAAGCGCGTCGAGAGCTAG
- a CDS encoding MerR family transcriptional regulator, with protein sequence MPTGDELIGYRGPTACAAAGITYRQLDYWARTELVAPTVRSASGSGTQRLYSFKDILVLKVVKRLLDTGVSLQNIRVAVEALRQRGVDDLAGITLLSDGSSVYECTSSEEVVDLLRGGQGVFGIAVSGALRELRGSLAHLQGERADAVAEPVAGQSAGDELAARRQRRTASA encoded by the coding sequence ATGCCGACCGGGGACGAGCTGATCGGGTACCGCGGCCCCACCGCGTGCGCCGCCGCGGGCATCACCTACCGGCAGCTGGACTACTGGGCCCGCACCGAACTGGTCGCGCCGACCGTGCGCTCGGCGTCCGGATCCGGGACGCAGCGGCTCTACTCGTTCAAGGACATCCTGGTTCTCAAGGTCGTCAAGCGGCTGCTGGACACCGGCGTCTCGCTGCAGAACATCCGCGTGGCCGTCGAGGCGTTGCGCCAGCGCGGCGTCGACGACCTGGCCGGGATCACGCTGCTCTCGGACGGCTCGTCGGTGTACGAGTGCACCTCGTCCGAGGAAGTCGTCGACCTGCTGCGCGGGGGACAGGGCGTGTTCGGGATCGCGGTCAGCGGTGCGCTGCGCGAACTGCGCGGCTCGCTCGCGCACCTGCAGGGCGAACGCGCGGACGCGGTCGCCGAGCCGGTGGCCGGCCAGTCCGCCGGCGACGAGCTCGCCGCGCGCCGGCAGCGGCGCACCGCATCGGCCTAG
- a CDS encoding nuclear transport factor 2 family protein, giving the protein MSESVVDWRAPTTAAHPARDAALRSYDAVCRKDKHAWLALFADDGWIEDPVGVSVFDPDGAGHHGRDGRSAFWDKTIGTVDRFVFEITDSFAAGNECANVGVIRTTLNGYRIDTEGVFVYRVDDTGKLVSLRAIWDWDRAMATARPS; this is encoded by the coding sequence ATGAGCGAGTCCGTCGTCGACTGGCGCGCGCCGACCACGGCGGCGCACCCGGCCCGCGATGCCGCGCTGCGCTCGTACGATGCGGTGTGCCGCAAGGACAAGCATGCTTGGCTCGCCTTGTTCGCCGACGACGGCTGGATCGAGGACCCGGTCGGCGTTTCCGTGTTCGACCCGGACGGGGCCGGGCACCACGGTCGCGACGGGCGATCGGCCTTCTGGGACAAGACGATCGGCACCGTCGACCGGTTCGTCTTCGAGATCACCGACTCGTTCGCCGCCGGGAACGAGTGCGCGAACGTCGGCGTCATCCGCACCACGCTGAACGGGTACCGGATCGACACCGAGGGCGTGTTCGTCTACCGCGTCGACGACACCGGCAAGCTGGTGTCGCTGCGCGCGATCTGGGACTGGGATCGGGCGATGGCCACCGCCCGGCCGAGCTGA
- the ftsR gene encoding transcriptional regulator FtsR, protein MTSVGAASRAHGGRSAATLTIGDVLTQLKGEFGDLTISKIRFLEDQGLVHPERTPSGYRKYTTGDVARLKYVLSQQKYHYLPLKVIKDQLDAIDRGLVPPGGAAASPRAAHVAIASIEDNAPTAEHFRPAQAAMRLTREELLNAAGLRAAQLSELEQFGLIAARPGGHYDDDALAVGKIVAELAHFGLEGRHLRAFRTAAEREVGLFSQVVGPLSRHKSSEARAKAEETVRELAALSVRLHAALVQIGLREVVGGS, encoded by the coding sequence ATGACGTCCGTCGGCGCCGCCTCGCGAGCCCACGGGGGACGGTCCGCGGCCACGTTGACCATCGGAGATGTCCTGACCCAGCTCAAGGGCGAGTTCGGCGACCTCACGATCAGCAAGATCCGGTTCCTGGAGGATCAAGGTCTGGTACACCCCGAGCGGACGCCGTCCGGGTACCGGAAGTACACGACGGGTGACGTCGCGCGGCTCAAATACGTCTTGTCGCAGCAGAAGTACCACTACCTGCCGCTGAAGGTGATCAAGGATCAGCTGGACGCGATCGACCGCGGGCTGGTGCCACCGGGTGGCGCGGCCGCAAGCCCGCGGGCTGCGCATGTCGCGATCGCCAGCATCGAGGACAACGCTCCTACCGCCGAGCACTTCCGGCCGGCGCAGGCGGCGATGCGGCTCACCCGCGAGGAGTTGCTGAACGCGGCCGGGCTGCGTGCGGCGCAGCTGAGCGAGCTCGAGCAGTTCGGGCTGATCGCCGCGCGGCCGGGCGGCCACTACGACGACGACGCGCTGGCCGTCGGCAAGATCGTCGCCGAACTGGCCCACTTCGGTCTCGAGGGGCGGCACCTGCGGGCGTTCCGCACCGCGGCCGAGCGCGAGGTCGGGCTGTTCTCGCAGGTCGTCGGACCGCTGTCGCGGCACAAGAGCAGCGAGGCGCGTGCCAAGGCGGAGGAGACCGTCCGCGAGCTCGCCGCGCTGTCCGTCCGGTTGCACGCGGCCCTCGTCCAGATCGGGCTGCGTGAGGTCGTCGGCGGCAGCTGA
- a CDS encoding Fur family transcriptional regulator, which translates to MATARQRNTRQGGAVKDALCAAPGFCSAQDVYARLRGQGDAVGLSTVYRHLQALVDDGLVDMIHTPEGETTYRYCGAAGGQRHHHHLVCRGCGRTEEIEGRVVERWAASVAAEAGYTAVDHTVELFGLCADCAPA; encoded by the coding sequence ATGGCGACGGCACGGCAGCGCAACACCCGCCAAGGCGGCGCGGTCAAGGACGCGCTCTGCGCGGCGCCCGGGTTCTGCAGCGCACAGGACGTCTACGCGCGGCTGCGCGGGCAGGGCGACGCGGTCGGTCTGTCGACCGTCTACCGGCACCTGCAGGCCCTGGTGGACGACGGTCTGGTCGACATGATCCACACGCCCGAGGGCGAGACCACCTACCGCTACTGCGGCGCGGCCGGTGGGCAGCGGCACCATCACCATCTGGTGTGCCGCGGCTGCGGGCGCACCGAGGAGATCGAGGGACGGGTCGTGGAGCGGTGGGCGGCCTCGGTCGCGGCCGAAGCCGGCTACACCGCGGTCGATCACACGGTCGAACTGTTCGGCCTGTGCGCCGACTGCGCACCGGCCTGA